A part of Oryctolagus cuniculus chromosome 4, mOryCun1.1, whole genome shotgun sequence genomic DNA contains:
- the LOC103350544 gene encoding V-set domain-containing T-cell activation inhibitor 1, with the protein MSFFVVTVSILLLVHGAVSTEEELRAHPFTDVTLSCHFSFVEDTENLEFSWEREDIREEYEVEDDKEYYRFYRYYDFFEVFSKLVYHFHNNTEQLEDQNSLYEGRVSVDRDEISEGTLSLLLRNVDFLDEAVYKCSAVTPDGRGESRIKLIVEDSEMPQVQFAKVDDEDVATCMSKGWYLAPNVTWLDRAERDLSNHSTVEVLEEQMNGFYRVFSVLKFPVKLNEKYVCYITETDVNNQPFRIIRKYPKRKYPHTYDYY; encoded by the exons ATGTCTTTCTTTGTGGTGACTGTCAGCATACTTCTACTTGTTCATGGTGCAG TGTCTACAGAAGAGGAGTTGCGGGCCCACCCATTCACTGATGTTACCCTCTCTTGCCATTTCTCCTTTGTGGAGGACACAGAAAATCTTGAATTTTCTTGGGAAAGAGAAGACATCAGAGAAGAATATGAGGTAGAGGATGATAAAGAATATTACCGCTTTTACAGGTACtatgatttttttgaagttttttcgAAGTTGGTTTACCATTTTCACAATAACACAGAGCAACTGGAAGACCAGAACTCCTTGTATGAAGGAAGAGTCTCTGTGGATCGAGATGAAATTTCCGAGGGGACTCTGTCACTTTTACTAAGAAATGTGGATTTCTTGGATGAAGCTGTCTACAAGTGCTCAGCTGTCACACCAGATGGAAGAGGTGAAAGTAGAATTAAGCTAATAGTAGAAG ACTCTGAAATGCCCCAGGTGCAGTTTGCTAAAGTGGACGATGAGGACGTGGCCACGTGCATGTCCAAGGGCTGGTATCTCGCACCCAATGTGACTTGGCTGGACCGCGCAGAGAGGGACCTGAGCAACCACAGTACCGTGGAGGTTCTGGAGGAGCAGATGAACGGCTTCTACAGGGTCTTCTCTGTCCTGAAATTCCCCGTCAAGTTAAATGAGAAATACGTCTGCTACATCACAGAGACAGATGTGAACAACCAGCCCTTCAGAATCATCCGCAAGTACCCAA